The Oryza brachyantha chromosome 6, ObraRS2, whole genome shotgun sequence region ATGTCTTAGATGCCATACCCCAATTCCTCTTCCTCgacctcttcctcttcctcggcCTCTATTGTTGTATTGGGTGTATGAGGAAGCTCCAACAGGCTGAAACCAAAGGATTGAGAACCAAAGGGGCTAAATTACAGAGTATACAAATGGCGCATGTAAAAAGCTATAAGAACTGAGCATGGAAATagtagtataaaaaataatcttctcTTGTATGTGTGTAGTAGCATCCAAAGTACGTAGGCTATTACCTTGTGTAGGGTAGGCTTAGGTGCTGGCAACAGCGGCTCCTTGTTGGATGGAGCAGCTGGATGTTGTTTAGCCTTCCATTCAGGCTTCTTGGTGTCTCTATCTTCATTGTTTTGCTCCAGCTGTTGATGTGATGGAACAGTTGAGGAAGCAAACTGATCCTGTGAAGGTGAAACTACAGAGGAAGTAAGCTGAGAGGATGCATCCATAGAGGGGGCAGCCTGAGAGGAAGAAATCATAGAGTCAGCCTTTGGGGATGGAATCATAGTTGAAGCTGTTTCCAAGGCAGCAGTTGTAAGGGCTGTAGAAGAAATGGGTGGCAGAAGTTGGCCAGGAGTGATCAATGTAACCAATTCCGCAACGGTGGCTGCACTTGCTGCAATATTAGCTGATGGTGACTGAGAGGAAGGTAGATAAGTTGGCACAGGTATATTCATGGCCTTATTACTGCTGGCAGATGGTATACTAGAGTCAGGAAGAGAGACTGGCATATTGTTCACCAGAGGAGAGATGCCTTGTGATTGGGACATAGTTGATTCAATTGTAGAAACCGATGGATTAACAGATGGGGGAGTTAAGCCCACGGAGAACACAGAAGCCGGAACGGATGACAGCTTATTTGGAAGCTGGTTTGTAGATGAATCAGTTGCCTGAGCGATTGATAAGACAGGGATTGGCATTGATGTGGATACACCTGGATTCTGGCTCAAGTTATTACCGCTACCAGGTTGTGGTAACGAAGCAAACTCTGGCATTCTAGGAAAAGGTGGTAAAGATGCATTAAGTCCAGGATATTGCATGGGCTGCTGCAGGACCTGTGGAACTGTCAAGCCATGTGTTGGACGAAGAAAGGGCGGTGGTTGCAAATGAGGAAACCCACTTGGTGGTGTGTAAAATCCTGGCCAGTACATTGCTGGCATCGTAAGGCCAGTGCCATTCGCAGATGATGGCATAGGTGATGAGTTCCATGATGGTAAACTGGACCCAGGTTGATATTGGGGCAATGGTGGTGGCATCTGAAATCCTGACTGACCATTGTGTGAGGCAGGATCAGCTGTAGTTGTGCTTGCAGGAGGCAGTACGGTTGTAGAGGCAGGACGAGGATAATGCGactacacaaaaaaaaaaatacagagggAAAAGACACAATTGTTATCTAAGATATCAATCCATTCTTCAGAAGAAATAAATCAAGCATCCTTCCAAAGGAACCTAAcattttatgtatatttaccTGAATAATCGCTGGATCATTGTGTAAAGTAGTAGGCTGAGCTGGTGGAGAGGATTTGACTTGCAAATCCTGCAGGCAGTGGAGAAATCAAAGCTAAGATATAGCAAAGGAAATTACTTGTGTAATACAACAAGAATAACAAACAGTCCAAGTCAGAAAGATGAAAACAGTAAGGGTAAatcagaaaaggaaaattagTTTTGAGAACCTGAGAACAAAAT contains the following coding sequences:
- the LOC102703974 gene encoding protein decapping 5-like, with protein sequence MAAAVAGAAPESYIGSVISLTSKSEIRYEGVLYTINTEESSIGLRNVRSFGTEGRKKDGQQIPASDKIYEYILFRGSDIKDLQVKSSPPAQPTTLHNDPAIIQSHYPRPASTTVLPPASTTTADPASHNGQSGFQMPPPLPQYQPGSSLPSWNSSPMPSSANGTGLTMPAMYWPGFYTPPSGFPHLQPPPFLRPTHGLTVPQVLQQPMQYPGLNASLPPFPRMPEFASLPQPGSGNNLSQNPGVSTSMPIPVLSIAQATDSSTNQLPNKLSSVPASVFSVGLTPPSVNPSVSTIESTMSQSQGISPLVNNMPVSLPDSSIPSASSNKAMNIPVPTYLPSSQSPSANIAASAATVAELVTLITPGQLLPPISSTALTTAALETASTMIPSPKADSMISSSQAAPSMDASSQLTSSVVSPSQDQFASSTVPSHQQLEQNNEDRDTKKPEWKAKQHPAAPSNKEPLLPAPKPTLHKPVGASSYTQYNNRGRGRGRGRGRGIGQSRPITKFTEDFDFMAMNEKFNKDEVWGHLGKNKGQSNDDPNEYEDDVLEDDISPGKPEAKPVYVKDDFFDSLSCNTIDNGGGNGRIKFSEQRKIDTETFGDSARHQPMGMRGGGRGPRGGPRGRGYYGRGYGYTGRERGYYPNYQSQ